TCATGTTGTTCGGGATGCCTCTGTTGCTTGTAATTCGCCTTGTATGTTTTCTCTGAACTTGAGTGCACATTGAGGCACGCTTGGGATAATCGGCAACTAATATCGCTGTTTGTGGTTTCTGCAGGACTTGATCTATGCATAGTAAGCAGGCAAATCCAAGAATGCTCAACTATGGGATGCGTTGCTCATATGAGCATTGCTTCATTATTCTTTATGTTATAGATGCAGCTTAAACGTACATGGCCATGGCCTCTGCCTAAATGCAATTCAAAGATTGGTCTTGGTCCAATCCCAGCAACGAGCCAAGTAAAACCATGCTGATCGGTCTCAACAAACGATATTGACTGCTGCTATTTGGTGCAGTCATGTCAGCAAACATTGAGAAATCCTCATGATTCTTTTTAAGGAGTCCAATCAGTTTATAAAGATAAGTTTGAGGAATAGCCCAAGAAGTCGCTGTTTACTATGAGTCATGAACACAGCGAATATTCTCGAAAGAAACATTAGTGGGCAGTCCTATGTGCCTAACTGGCGCTCTTCTGACAACAGGCAAATGCCAGAGGGTGAGGTTGATTCGCCTATCTACTACGGCAGTCCAGAACCGGTCGACGCCGATATTGTCATTCCCATATACAACGAGGAGGTTCAGCTGGCTGACTCCGTATCCACTTTATGCAGCTTTCTGGATCGTCACGCCAGAGATCTGACACCCTTTAGCTGGAACGTCGTGATTGCGGACAACGCCAGCACTGATGCCAGTTGGCAGATAGCCAAGTCTTTGTGCGACTGGTGCCCCAACCAGGTTCGTGCCTTGCAACTCGCCAGAAAAGGTCGCGGGTACGTCCTGAAACAGGCCTGGCTCAGCTCCAGGGCGGCAGTCGTTGCATATATGGATGTGGATCTATCCACCGATATCGGCTCTACGGGCAGCCTTATTCTTCCTCTGCTCCAAGGCGGGGCTGACATCGCCTTTGGCTCGTGTCTTATGCCGCAATCTCAGGTCACCCGCTCCCCCAAACGTGAATTCATTTCGCGCACCTACAACCTCATGCTCCGCTCATATCTGGCGGTCTCCTTGCATGATGCCCAATGCGGTTTCAAGGCCATTACTGCCCAGGCTGCACATGTCCTGCTGCCTCAGGTGAAGGATAACGAATGGTTCTTCGATACGGAGCTGCTTGTGCGAGCCCAGCAGGCCGGGATGACCATGTTGGAGTTTCCCGTCCGTTGGGTGGAGGGCCGGCTCGACGGTCGACATCCCAGACACAGTAAAGAAGGGTCTGGAAGGCATGCACCGGGTCAGGGAGGGTATGGAGGCCCGAGCGGTTGAGGGGCTTCGCGTCGACCTGGACTCCCCTGCCGTCTGGAAACAAATTCGCCAGCATGAGTTGCGTGGATCCCTCTTGCCTGCAGAAGAGAAGGATCCGCATTCACCTATGCGGAATCCAGGCAAAGAAGCTGCCGCTTGCTGAGCGGCTGACAGCAAACGAAATCTCATACAGAAAGAGCAAACTTCACCTATCATGAACGCTTCATTGGCTTCTCACAGCAGCTATGGCTTCTCCACGCATTCACGGACTTTCACTTCGCCACGATCAACAAGCGCAGATCCAGTCGCTGATGAGCACGCTTCCCGCGCGTATATTCTGCCTCGACGGACTCGTGGAGACTGGGTGGCACTGGGTGTCATGCTGCTTGCGGCCTGCGCAATATTCTTCATCAACCTTACGGCATCCGGATATGCCAACGAGTTTTATTCGGCTGCGGCCCAGGCTGGCTCGGTCAGCTGGAAGGCCTTTCTCTGGGGGTCTCTGGACTCAGGGAACGCCATCACCGTGGACAAGCCGGTGGCAGCCCTTTGGCTGATGGCGCTTTCCGTGCGCATCCTTGGTCTGAATTCCTTTGCCATCCTCCTGCCGGAAGCGCTGATGGGGGTGGCGACCACCTACCTGCTCTATGCCACCGTGCGACGGTATTGGGGCAACTGGGCGGGCATCGTCACCGGTTTCATTTTCACGCTCACTCCGGTAGCCGCGCTTATGTTCCGCTTCAACAACCCCGATGCTTTGCTGGTGCTATTGATGACCGG
The window above is part of the Bifidobacterium asteroides DSM 20089 genome. Proteins encoded here:
- a CDS encoding ArnT family glycosyltransferase; this translates as MALGVMLLAACAIFFINLTASGYANEFYSAAAQAGSVSWKAFLWGSLDSGNAITVDKPVAALWLMALSVRILGLNSFAILLPEALMGVATTYLLYATVRRYWGNWAGIVTGFIFTLTPVAALMFRFNNPDALLVLLMTGATHALLRSLEYVNHPSDNRKRTWWMVLAGALVGFGFLTKELQVLLVLPGFALAFLLASPTDMVRRILDSLVATASMIVAAGWWVLLTVVVPAGDRPYIGGSQRNSFLELTFGYNGFGRLTGSEEGSVIPRPRP
- a CDS encoding dolichyl-phosphate beta-glucosyltransferase, yielding MNTANILERNISGQSYVPNWRSSDNRQMPEGEVDSPIYYGSPEPVDADIVIPIYNEEVQLADSVSTLCSFLDRHARDLTPFSWNVVIADNASTDASWQIAKSLCDWCPNQVRALQLARKGRGYVLKQAWLSSRAAVVAYMDVDLSTDIGSTGSLILPLLQGGADIAFGSCLMPQSQVTRSPKREFISRTYNLMLRSYLAVSLHDAQCGFKAITAQAAHVLLPQVKDNEWFFDTELLVRAQQAGMTMLEFPVRWVEGRLDGRHPRHSKEGSGRHAPGQGGYGGPSG